From the Conger conger chromosome 13, fConCon1.1, whole genome shotgun sequence genome, the window CCACCACTAGCTTGGGAAGGGGGATAAAGTGGGCCGCCTCGGAGGATCTGTACACAGTCATCAGGATTATGGTATAATCATCTGATGCGGGCAGACCAGTCACAAAATCCATGGCGATGTGGCTCCAATGACAGCGAGGGACAGGCAAGGGTCTAAGAAGGCTGGGCGGGGAGCGCTGAGACCCCGCACAGGGCGACACAAACtcccacacctccctctccaacCCAGACCACCAGCGCTGCCTGCTCAGGAAGTCATGGGCCTGATGGACCTGCAGTTGGCCCGTCATCCGGAATGAGTGATCCCACTGTAGGACCTGAGCATGTGCCCGGCCTGTGGCTACATCGTTCACTAGGAAAGTTTCGGTGTTCCGAGAAAACTGGTCTCATCTCAGCTGGAGACCAAACGCAACCGAGAGAGGATCACAAAGTGGTACAACCACTAATGTAATCTCGGGGTCTCGCACAGGACATGCGATAACCACTAGAGGAGAAAGGGAATAGCAGAAACGGGAATAAAAACTCGCCGGTGGATAGCTAACAGAAACTGAACCGTAATGTGGTGGGAGAGAGTCTACTCGCACTTGAACGAGGTCCTTCCGGAGAGCCAGAAGATATTCACTAGAGGGAATAACAGAAAAAGGGAATCAAAACTCCCGGGCGGATAGCCAACAGAAAATGTCCAGTAAAAGTGGCCGGAGTGAGTTAAACTCAGACATCTGCCTTCTGCATTAGGGAGACAATAATGATGATAAAAATGGTGGGAGCGCCCTCAATACTTGCATAGGCTGGGGAAACCATGACAGAATAAGACTGGCTAGCTCTGTAGCTAGTAGCATTGCAACTAGCCCGTTTTTACTGGAATTAAACGGTTTCACTTGACTATCTACAGTAGCCTAATTTGCATtagcacatttacattacattacattacattaatggcatttggcagacgctcttatccagagcgacgtacaacaaagtgcaaagtgcatacccataaccagggataagtgcgctgaaagaccctagaggggaagtacaacacgcaaatgtatgaacaaatcgcttacctagccaaacactgcttacctagccaaactaaacatcctgatacacaagtaaatcacagaaagacaagaaagattctactgttctgacctcaacagggagtttgttccaccagaacagacagtagtcgtgagcgtgaggtggaagttctgagagggggaggtgccaagtggcctgtggaggctgaatgaagaggtctggcaggggtgtagggtctgatgattttttataggtaagctggggaagaccctttaactgcttggaaggctagcaccaatgttttgaatttgatgcgagccatgacaagcagccagtggagggaagcaagcaggggggtgacatgtgagtgtttgggaaggttgaagaccagacgagctgctacATTCATTTACCAGTTTAAACTCAAATGGAGGGTGAAGCTCCGGGATTTACTCAATTTAACAGTTACTCCAGCCAAAAAGCAAAAGTCACCTGAAGTCATTTTCCGAATTTAGTGATACAATGATGttctagggcaggggtgtatTCcttgaattcccagggggccgcagtgcctgctgtggattcctttcaatcagctgtcatgacggccttgagaacaaggtatATAGACTCTTTAgacaatcaatgacttaaatgaaccacaggtgctggGAActacccgaaaaccagcagaccctgaggcactctctctcttcctcctttcatccctgtgtctcccttcctctctccctccctctgtccctctcaggCGTAATGAAGGCGTATTACTTGCGGGCCAAGGCCCACATGGAGGTGTGGAATGAATCTGAGGCCCAGGCGGActtccagaaggttctggaTCTGGACCCAGGGATGCGGAAGGTGGTGCGGAGGGAGATGCAGGTGCTGAGCATGCgcatggaggagaagagagaggaggaaaagctCAAATACAGGGGCATGTTCTGACCCCGGGATCTGAACCTGTCCCATACTGGAGTGGCTCAAATACAGGGGCATGTTCTGACCCCGGGATCTGAACCCCATCCAAATACAGGGCTAAAATACAGGGGCCCTGACCAGGGTTTCCATTAGCCGGCATTTACTGGGCATTGGCCAACTAGAATTTCAATTGGCAGGTAAATTCAATTTTTtcccaattattattattagcattattaggctgttaaataaattaacacaacAATGCAATACAAAAATGCCAGTTGTTGTAGCCAAATGTCTTGAAAATGGCAGTTTATAtagtgctgtgcaaaagtcttgggCACATGTggaacatttctgtaaaaaaagaaggaaatagacagttttaaatatcaaaattattactataaagagcagtgaacaggtAAAAGgtgaattaaatcaatatttaatttaatttaattttaaatccaTTTGCCTTTTAAAACTGCTTCAGTCATCTTAGGTACACTGtggttttataagaaaatctactggttgtaccaaacatattggagaacttgccccagttcttctgcagaagcttgctcctggctctccaggtGATCCCAGGCAGCCTCGATCACACCTTTATCTGAAAACTGctattacttaatatgttactttatttaatgaaatgcaaaaaattCACTGTAACgaatattattttttggaaatatcAGATTTGCTCTTTTGTACTGACACTAATGCAGAATGCAAAATGCATAAAtactataaataatataaaaatatctatatatttaaataaagatataGGGTGCTTAAGACTTAAGCCAGTATTCATTTttgttatacattacattattgccatttggcagacactcttatccagagcaatgtacagttggttagactaagcaggagacaatccacccctggagcaatccagggttaagggccttggttaagggccttgctcaagggcccaacggctttgcagatcttattgtaggtacacagggattagaaccaccgaccttacgtgtcccagtcatttaccttaaccactacgctacaggcctccctaTTATAGCCTATTTactaatataatttaataattaaaggtacaatgactcaacttctgcctgtgtttatcatCTTTAAATTCTGGTTTGGTCAAAAACACCTACATAAGCAtcaatacacacagcacacaggtacaaaatgagaaaacatAGACGTAGGCACATATAAAACCACATCAGGGTCCAAACGCTGAAGaataaaagtatgttttaaGCCTGGACTTGAAGGAATCAATGGAGGGGGCAGATCTGATCGAGAGGGGGATGCTATTCCACAGTCTAGGGGAGGCGAGGTCACCCCTGAGCTTGAGCTTAGATCTCGGGACAGCCAGGAGCCCCAAGTTTGACGACCTGAGGGACCTGGAGGTGGAATAAGGGGTTAAGAGGTCTGACCTGAGGGACCTGGAGGTGGAATAAGGGGTTAAGAGGTCTGACCTGAGGGACCTGCAGGTGGAATAAGGGGTTAAGAGGTCTGACCTGAGGGACCTGCAGGTGGAATAAGGGGTTAAGAGGTCTGACCTGAGGGACCTGGAGGTGGAATAAGGGGTTAAGAGGTCTGACCTGAGGGACCTGGAGGTGGAATAAGGGGTTAAGAGGTCTGACCTGAGGGACCTGCAGGTGGAATAAGGGGTTAAGAGGTCTGACCTGAGGGACCTGTAGGTGGAATAAGGGGTTAAGAGGTCTGACCTGAGGGACCTGCAGGTGGAATAAGGGGTTAAGAGGTCTGACCTGAGGGACCTGCAGGTGGAATAAGGGTTAAGAGGTCTGACCTGAGGGACCTGCAGGTGGAATAAGGGGTTAAGAGGTCTGAGATATAGGAGGGGCCTGCGCATACTGGGCTTTAAAAACAGGAGAACCTTAAAATCAATTCTGAACCACACTGAAGCCAGTGGAGAGAGGCCAGAATAGGGCTAATATGGTCCCTCTCCGGGTACCCGTCAGGAGCCTGGCAGCGGCATTCTGAACCAGTTGCAGACGGGACAGGGATGACTGACTAATCCCAGTATACAGGGAATTACAATAGTCTAAGCGGGAAGATATGAAGGTATGGATGACTTTCTCAAGATCTTTGAAAGAGAAAAGACTTGATTTTTGCAATAGTACGAAGCTGGCAAAAACTGGCTTTTACTACTGCATTTACCTGCTTGTCAAACTTGAAGGCGGAGTCAAATATCACACCAAGGCTTCTAACATAGGGTTTtgacaagagtggacaggttgTCTAGGTTGTTGGAAATCGATTTGATGGAGTCAGGGGGGGCGAATTGGAGAAGTTCAGTCTTTCTTGCATTCAGCTATAGGAAGTTTTGTGCCATCCAACACTTGATCTCCTCAAGGCAGTCCATGAGACTGTTTAGATTGCATTGGTTGTTTGGTTTCAGGGGGAGATAAAGCTGTGTGTCATCTGCATAGCAAAGGAAGGAAATGTACTTTTGAATAATTTTACCAAGGGGAAGCATGTAAATAGAGAACAGAATGGGATCGAGGATAGAACCCTGTAGGACCCCGCAGGAGAGACTAGCTGGGGAAGAAGAGAAATTGCCAAAGTTGACTGAGAAACTTCTATTGCTAAGGTAGGATGTGAACCAGCTCAAGACAGTGCCACCAACACCAACCCCGTACTGGAGACGATCAATTAAAATGTCATGATCCACCATGTCAAACACTGCGCTGAGGTCAAGAAGAATCAGGACGGCACAGTCACCGGAATGAATAGAGAGGAGCAGGTCATTGGACACTTTCAACAAGGCTCATTGGTTggaaattggttttaattgccacatccaatggcatgggggggggagggggttcagTATCAGTGCGTtgacagagaaaggggagggataaatgttgttgtggtttgttggtgtttgttgctgcaagcGATTCTTCTTTTGACCGTTTTGAAGtatgaaattacctattgtaccttcgatgaaatgtttgaaaatagGTGCAGTAGGCCTTCTTGTTCTTTCGTAATCCGttaaatctaatttaaaatgtaagcaATTGGcatgcttttttttattctgcaatAGTTTAGTTCATTTCTAATTCAGATTTTAAGGCTGCAAAGTAGGCTAtgtctattttattttgtataatacAATATGTTTATTACAATGCAATGTGTTTGGCtttgtttttaaacatgtaTGCACACGCAAGTGTGTTAAGGCCgttaaatgttacatttttctgGTAAATTTGAATCTTATCAGCCATGTTGGCCGGCCAAATAAATGCCAAGTGGAAACCCAAAATAAGTGGAAACTCAAATATAGGGGCATGATCTGTCCCCGGGATCTGACCCTGTCCCACAGTGGCCAGGCTCATATACCGGGGCATGTTCTGACCCCCGGCTCTGACCCTGTCCCATTCTGGAGTGGCTCAAATACAGGGACATGTTCTGACCCCAGGATCCGACCCCATCCCACGCTGGCGCTCACAGTGTCAGCCGTGTGTCCGTCCCTCCTGCTAGGCCCGCTCTCAAACTAAACCTGCTACTGCACTAGAGCCTTTACcagtttctgtctttttctcagTTTAATAAAAGATACTGCAACAGACTGCATTCATGCTTCATCTAAATGTCACTCACAAGAAAATTATTTGGAGTTCTTCCATAACATTTCCACTGCAGACAGCTGAGCAAATCATGCTCAATCAGTAAtatcttgcacacacacagtgtagtcgatatatatttggacagtggtgcaatttctgttcttttggctctgttgtCCTGAAATTATACAAAATGTGAAGTTTGAGGCTCatatctgcactaaggaagcgattaaACTGAATATTAAGAAGCAGTTAAGTAGTAACTGTCCAAGTACTTTTTCTCCCTGAAAATGGGGCACGGAGTATAAAAAGGGATATGACTCCTACATGTATCACCTTATATCGATGTAAATACCCTCTAATTATCCCGTTTAGTATagtttatgaataataataatgatgcagTCATTATGTTGAATATTAGAGTGACTGTAGCCTAGCCTCACATTTACAAGCACCATGCTGAATATTAGAGTTACTGTCACACATAGCCAGCTTCCTTGTTCGTAGTGCATTAGAAACGGAATAAGGCCATTTAGTAAGGAGGGTGGTGGTTTTGCGTGGCTGGCTCTGACAGGATAAGTAATATCAGGCGGCTCCAGAAACAGCTGACGGTGGACAAGTAGGAAGGACATCTGGGGACTGGTTCGATAACAGCATTACGTCACAGACAGCGCGTGTCAGAGGGGGAATCCCCGCAGCCCCTGCGCGTGTCAGGGGACGCTCTCCTCCACCGGTGCGGCACCAGCACAGCGATCGTGTTTCATGGGGGGGCCTTTCTGTTGGTCACGCTCAtccaggaaacaaaacaaatagataGGGAAATCTGATATAGGTTACTACACAATTACACATGTAAACAAAATAcatgttgtacgtcgctctggttaagagcgtctgctaaatgctttgtaatgtcaTATAATGTAACTTACAAAAACAATGGCAGCTCATTTAGAGTTTCCGCTACATTTTGATGAATCGTCTCTAAATATAATTTAGTCATGTAGCACAAATTCCTGGTCACTTTGATCCGAATGATTCATTTAGAAGAATTCCAACCATTGCTTCAACATTAGGTTAGCTGTACTTTATCTTAAGAAAGTCAGCGCGTTTCCTAATTCCTAAAGGCTGTTCGTTGAATCATGCCCTCGCATTTAGAAAAATGTTCTTGGTTAACTCGACAAATTGACGTGGATGGTTTGAAGCTCGCTTTACCTAATGCACAGCGCTATGGCAGCGTGCCCCACTGGGAGGATGCTGCACAAAGAACCCGCCCCACGCGCACGATCCCGCCCTGGCCTGTTTCTATCCACGAGCTGATGCTGAGGCAACGCCGCGCGCTCGACCAGTTCAGCCCAGTTGCTCTCTTGCTGCAGAGTGGCACACTCCCACAGCTCATTTTACATTCACACTGCGCAACAAAACTTGGATTCTTTTATTTGATCATTACTCGGAAAGTTTCAAGAGTAAACATTGTTTTCTGAAATTCGGTTATATAATCATGATGCGACGCGGATGAAATCAAGGAAAGACCGCTCGCTGACTGAATTGCTCTACTGGTTTCTTGGTCTGTATTGAGAAAGCGCGTGCACATTTGAAAGAAGATCGTTTTCTGCTCACGGTGGGTTGACTGCAACCGCAGAACGGAAGCAATTTAATTCTATTACGGAAGAAGGATGTCTATGCATATTAAATCTGAGGCATATTAATTTTGATGTTTCCCTTTCTTATAGTTAGAGTCAGCATCGATTGATCTGGGTTATATTTCAACGCGTGGAACTGCTTCATCTTCATTTGGGACATTTCATTGTTTGAACAGACTCCAAAATATAAATGtccatatatacatatatttctgaaaatagttaaagaaaataatacataatataatataatatatattgatACATTATGGACATTTAGCATTTTACAAAGACTTTTAGGACTGCTACATTTAACATAATTACACGCTGAGCGTTTCCTCTTGAAGTGGGGCTAATTAAGTTGAATAATGGCAATCAACACAGATATTGAGTTTGAGAAAACCGCCTTGGGAGAGAATGGATCCACCCAACCCACGGAGGCCCCGGAGACGGAGAAACTTCTCAGCGCAACCACCACCCAACCTGTCGCGGGGAATGGCATGAATATTCCCGAATCTTTCACGGTCAGCGTGGGGAGCGACAAATCCCCGGACACGGACCAAAATGGACACAGTGTGCCGCTCCGGTCGGGGTCTGCGGGTCAGCTCGGAGGGACTCCTCGCTCCCCGTCCCGCGCAAGTCGTACTTCTTCAACAGGAAACGCCGCCAAGGACCTTCCCAAACCCCGGGACTATCTAATCTTGGCCATATTATCGTGCTTCTGCCCGGTCTGGCCGGTCAACATCGTTGCGCTCGTGTACTCTATTATGGTAAGTGGAACTCATCGGTCCCAAGTGCTAGATTTCCAACCACTATTATGTTATTACAGTGTTGTTAGCTGTGTGATGAGGTGGGACAAATTTTACATTGCGCTTATGTTATTCGAGTTTCTCATTAAATTGCTCTCCTATCATGAAACCCAATCGAGTTAAATTAGATTCATTACAACCTCCATAGAGCGgtaacccccccgccccgtttcaacacacacacacacacacacacacacacacacacatacagagagagagagagagagagagagagagagagagagagagagagagagagagagagagagagagagacgactgcgtacacagcaaaatgtttaGTTATAAATCACGTCCATGTATGCggtgaattaacactggacattttacagttttataccccgataattgaaaaagaataattttgAAAACGATAATTTGAGTAGACAATAGAGTGTGGCATTGGTAATGTGAATTTGAAGTTAAAAGTGACTGACACCTGTGCAGATGAACTCCTCTTTCAATAGAAACCCCACACGaaacattcatccattcactaAACCACTCATTATAATTACCTCTGTTCTGAAACCCCCCGTCAGTTATAAGGGTACAGGCTTGCTGGGTTTATGTTGTGCAAAACAGAATAACCACCTGCTGGAAATAGGAAATAGTGATCGATTTAGGAATGGGCTCCTCCACTTTACGAAATTGTCTAACTCATTCAGGCAGCCTCTCGCTGTAATAAAAAAGCCGGCGATTGAAATGCTATCAAGACGGAGAGA encodes:
- the trarg1a gene encoding trafficking regulator of GLUT4 1 isoform X2, which produces MAINTDIEFEKTALGENGSTQPTEAPETEKLLSATTTQPVAGNGMNIPESFTVSVGSDKSPDTDQNGHSVPLRSGSAGQLGGTPRSPSRASRTSSTGNAAKDLPKPRDYLILAILSCFCPVWPVNIVALVYSIMSRNSLQQGDVDGAKRLGRLARLLSIVSIVLGLLIIIIYSVVTAMGKV
- the trarg1a gene encoding trafficking regulator of GLUT4 1 isoform X1; protein product: MAINTDIEFEKTALGENGSTQPTEAPETEKLLSATTTQPVAGNGMNIPESFTVSVGSDKSPDTDQNGHSVPLRSGSAGQLGGTPRSPSRASRTSSTGNAAKDLPKPRDYLILAILSCFCPVWPVNIVALVYSIMEQPAAGRRGWGEEAGASGPPAEHRVHCAGPADHHHLLCSHSDGQGMSARSCVHS